The Xyrauchen texanus isolate HMW12.3.18 chromosome 25, RBS_HiC_50CHRs, whole genome shotgun sequence genome includes the window ATTGGGGTGTTTTATGTTACAGTACAGTTACAGTTTTATACagtaatacagttacattaaataatttaatgatatATACGAtagtgaactgtaaaatatacaggtgCCAAAACGAAACCTGTAATGCCTGAAACATGGTCAGTGTATATTTAACGGtacatttctggcaaccacagctacCTATGTTTTACCGTAaatgtcaaatatattttttttacagtgtattctaCTAAAATTTAGCAAATAGTAACAATAAACAATGAGTAGATGGGTCCACTCTTTTGGTAGtgaacattatatactgtatgcttcAATTTGCACACTGTTTGAAGCAGAGCATTGGGCAAGATGTGGAATAACAAgctttttcaaaacaaaacaaaaatgctgaaaataaaattggtctttttttatttgattcattgatTATCAAAAAATGTGTTAGATGCAGTCCTAAATAAAACCAGCATTTACATGGCAAGCTGTTAAAAGTTTATCAATCTGTCTAATAAAAGCAGGGGACACAGTAGTGAGTCCAGAATACATGATCCTGGCCAAAGAGCAAGCAAAAAATACTTATTACTAAGCAGAAATACACGACTATTGTGATTTTATGAGAGGCTATAAATCAAACAGCAGCTGCTGTGAGTTGTACTGGTTAAAGCTCAGCAGTACCTCAGCTATCCAGTGGTAAAGTATGTTCCGTGGCAGCTGGTTTGTGATGTTAAACCCTTCCAGGATGTTCAGAGTGGAGAGGAGGGCGGCTCCCGCGTGAGGTGGAGGAGCGGCAAACACCTGGTGACCTACAAATGAAACATGGAGACAAAGCACTGGTGAACCTTTCAATTAAAATACTGCAGATTGAGTCGGCTGCTGATCTTTCCAGAAAAGGCAAAGTCCGAAGTTTTTCAAGACAGGAAACAGTGTTGTGTTAACCCCTGCAAATGTAGCTCAGTCTTAATGTAGCTGTAGGTGTACAATGGTGCACTAAGTCTTAAATAACTAGACCCGTGAGAACTAAATAGAACTAAATTAGGGGCgggtttatctgaaatagattaTTCCACAATAATAAACCAgtgtgaaaaaattatttaaataatgtcaTAGCATCTGGTTCTGAACAGACTGTTCACTCAATTAATTCTGTGACAGTAGAATGAAATCGGTCTCTGCTTACTGAAATTGTaattactgcccccagtggccgaagttggaagtgttgttgatGTTAAATGTCCATAAAGTGCCGGTAAAAGCGGGCTGTATATTTGGTTGTAAAAGAAATGCAAcagaaatgcacattttattaactgtacaccctaacccaaaccccaaccctaaacctagccATCAGTGCCACTCATATGAACTCACCCTTCATCTACTCCAATAacaaaccatttttttattttctcgtCAATAAAATGACTAAAGAGTTTATTGATTTTGTCAATGATAATGAAGACGAGATGAAAAAGACACATCATGACGATAGTCAAAGGGCTTGATATTCATGACCACGCTAGGCAAAGTACTACATGCAACAACCGTGCGCTAGTCGtctaatacttttatttttagtgAGAACGCTAATTCGAAGCACAATTTTTGTAGCAGCGTaaagtgtgtgagaaagtgtttGCGCTACTCTAGACGTATGCACGCAAACCGTGGGTctattttatgttaatgaagtgttGCAAAGCATAGTTTGCTATTGTCCTGAGAAATAGATCACTGTGCTAAGATGTTTGAGAACACGTCTtttttcagcgcaaagtctaaaccCAGTTTCTGCATTTAAAGTTTGaggatttcaccagcaggtggtaataaagttaaaactctgaaaatacagtgGAACATCCCTTTATCTTCCTGACAGGCACTGTTAATACTTGCTTTTGCATGTCAGtagatcaataataataattattattataataataataataataataatgtttatttcgTATAGCAGCTTTCAGCTCAAGGTTTCTGTACAGAAATTAAGCATAAAACATTGATAAAAGGAGCATGCCACTGTTAAAGAAATATACATCACATTGAAGAAGGACGTAGTTATTGTGCAACAGAACGTAAGACACAAATGgttcatatttctattcttctaatgcactgcatacagcccatttacactaccaaattctaATGAATAGGCTGTCTACTTTTACATCAGTGTTGCAACACATGAAATGGAATATATGTGCACAAATGGcacaataactggagaagaacgttcaaataaaattttcagcaattttgccaaacccacttgtgcctagtcTTAGCGCATGCTTGGCTGTGAAGTTTTAGTATCTTCGTGCATATCCTctgactttgcatgtatgatGTATTGCTAAACGTGAGGAATTCACAAGAGTAACTTCTACTAAAGCAGCTAATACTTCAGGATATTCATTAAAtactattatttcaggagctcagaaTTTCAGGTCAGTTATCTCATGTTGTTTAATCCcacatattaaacatgttaatCTTTAGTAGTTTACTATGCTCATGTTTACAAATGACGAGTTTTGTCTGTTACCGTTTCATacatgttttagtcatttttacacattattaaaatgttatatttgtcaACTACAATTATATGCTACTTTATTCAAAGTAAAATTTACAAACATATTATGAATATGACATTATGAAATACTGACTATGGACattgtcaaaagacaaaaattatggctaaaacaaaaaaaaatatgtgcaatTGAACAGCTTTGGAAACTGATGTAGAGCTGTTGCTCATGAATtgttaataagaataataattatgTGCTCTGGATGCAGGCTAAAACAACTGAAGTTCTTACTTCCAGTTTAGATGTATTAGTTTTTAGAACTTTATCACACTTCTGCATTTGTGAAGCAGAAGCTAAATGGTAGTTTAAAAAAGCTTCTGCAAAAACTGGATTAGACGACTAGCGCAAAAGCTTTTTTACACTACCATTttcgagtggtggtggcgtagtggtctaaagcacataactggtaatcagaaggtcgctggttcgatccccacagccaccaccattgtgtccttgagcaagacacttaactccaggttgctccggggggattgtccctgtaataagtgcactgtaagtcgctttggataaaagcgtctgtcaaatgcataaatgtaaatgtaaatttagctTCAGCTTAACGAAAGCAGAAGTGTGATAAAGTTCTAAAAACTAATACATCTAAACTGGAAGAACGGCAAAAATTTTGCAGGTTTTGCCTCAGCTCAAACATTTCAAAGATTTACAGGCTCTTTAagagttaaaatgggtatttacCCTGGTAAAGACTCTGAAGTGGCTTTTGTAGAACAGTAGAATAGTTTTTGAAATCCTCTTCTGTAAGCACGCCACCTTTCGCTTGAACCTGTTACAAGATAATAATGCAATTTCTAATGTTTGTTATGAGTTACTGGAAACACAAAGGAAACATCTTCATGTAGCTGATCAGCACTGAGATTGTCCAGATGTAGTAGCAGAGGAAATCAGGAAAATTGGATGagaaaatggttgtagcggtgtgtgggcacccggaattgtatgacacaacgtcaatgTATCTGGGACATCCACAgcagatacagagcagcaatcgttgtgatatcggccatggttgatgtCGGAAAGATACGTTGTCGTAGACaactgtccttttccggaagagaaggggggaATACTCACGGGATCGGTTACTCGCGTGAATGCGAGTTTACACACAaatttaatccagcggtcaaacttgcGCGAGTAATGCCAGGCAAATTTTTTTTCGCATTGTATGTGATTAGACATTACCATTAGATGCACTATTAGACATCTGCCGCTGAATGCTAGCAAAAAAGTTGTCTGCATGCCTAAAACGCAAGTAaatctttacatttaataaaagagccacagtggcttcaacatccattttcatttttattttgcgCCATTACACCAGAAGTGACGATTTTATTCTCTTAGGCCACGTCTACATTAATCAGGAAACATATGTTTGCAAAGcattgctcgtccacactgaaacgtatgaaaatgcttaaataccCTTACTGTGCATATGAAAATACATTTCCATTCCATGTACAGTCTGAaaagcaattgtcctcgtgttccgtcgctggacagcaattcagagtaaacttcaCCTTTAGAAGAATGCAATGtgaatgcaatttgcacaaaGTGACCGTTATCTTTAACCATGCCatcaaagtgaatagcaggcacaacaattcCACTTCAACCATAGATATACATACTCAGATGCCTCATTCGACTGGTTTGGATATGTCAACCGTGGCGCCATCTTGGAACACTCAACAAGGAGAGTTGTTTGAATGCATTAACAGCTACAACATAGGCCAATATCTTGATTGTATCACATGACAGCATCACGACAACcaatacatcatcattttcaaatATCTCCATTTTGACTATCCACACTACAATGTGACGACTGCATATTCAAATGAatccactaaaaaaaaaaaagctatttttgctATCAAAACCGCAGACTCAgagtggatggaaggccaaaacatatagaattttcttttcgaacaaaaacgtttttttttttgtggacgtGGCCCAAACTACATGGGATGGTAACGCTGCTTTATTTGCTAATTGTTCTTGCAATATTCCGATTTTGCACTTAAATAAAATTTGTAACTTGGATGGAGTTTGTATGAACTTGTTCTGTTAGGTCGGACATACCACTGATATAATTTCCTGAGTCAGATTCCCATTGTAGAACTCTGAGATCCCATTGGCTGCAATCCTGTCCAAAACAGCAGCTAAATCCAGGCGTCTACTGAAAAGCCCTGCTAGAGGAGCCTGACCGTTAGGCAGAAACAGTTTTCTGAATGCATCAGACACATTGTGGTCCTTCACTTTAGACAACGCATCCGCTGTGGAGAGACCAGGACATTTGAACATTTAAGCAGTGCTGGGTGAAATCATTGAATTAGCCAGATTTGAATCGGATGAATGTAGCATGCTCACCCAGCTCATGTGTAATATTAAATCCATTTCTTGCAACATCTGCAGCCATGGTGATGACATCTTTCCAATGCATTCTGCAGAGGAGAAAAGTGCTTAAGTCAGATGTTTTATCATGAGCCATTTATAATCTTACTATCAGGTTAAACGGTAATGTAGGTGAATAATGAGTGGACAAGGATGTTTCTATATTTTGGcgggaaaataagacaaaaataatttttgcattgttgTGCCTGGTTCCGTAAACTTGTTAAACACCACATTAACAAAAACGGTGGTTagtcactttacatgtcagtctCTTCCTGTCCAAGTGGCCATTATTCAACAAATAAGCTGAAACGTGAACCAGACTTTATGCCAATAGTCAAACGTCTGTCTATgcttgaatacatttacatttacatttatgcatttggcagatgcttttatccaaagcgacttacagtgcacttattacagggacaatccccccagagcaacctggagttaagtgccttactcaaggacacaatggtggtgcctgtggggatcgaaccagcaaccttctgattaacatttacgcgctttagcccactacgccaccaccactcaactcAAGTGGTCATTTTAACTCTACTGTACCTTCCATATAGCTGATGAGCTTGATGTAACCCACTAAGCATGCCTGGAACAGCCACCAACAGACCTGACTAACAGACACAAACAAATCACTATTAACATCAGTAACAACACTCAGATATAATATCTGTGGAAACACTTGCAATTATTTATTCGGTTTGGATTTTATAAACAGTCATAGGACTCAGTCATAGGACTCATTCTGACGTAAAAACAAGAGGAAAGCTGGTCAAAATAAACCGTTACCTTTTGATTAACATTTAACAACAAGTCCTGGTGAATGGCAGAGGGTGCGGTCTCACGAAAATCAATGACACGGCTCTCATTCTTACGGATGTCATGGACGAGCATCACGCCACCCCTGAGAAGCAATCAACAGTAACTTGTGATTAAACATCCATAAAATCAATTTTTTTCTGTCCATTAACACATGCTTTCTCACAAAACTGTAAGACGTAGCAACTTTCACAAAAACAAAGAATCTTTTGTAAGTTAATTAGTACAGAATAGGCATTTGTACCCGCCGATGCCTGATGTGTGGGGGTGGATGATGCCTAGACAGAGGGAGGCGGCTATGGCAGCATCAACGCTGGACCCTTGTTTGCCCAGAACATCAAAGCCAAGAGACGTGCAGCGCGCCACATCCGTCACCACTGCAGCCTGATTATACACCTGATGATGTAAGAACAGAATGCTGAAAAGAGACATTACAATGACAGGGTTGTGTTCCTTACATACACTGgcctaaaaaaatattcagacaaAACATGTAAGGCTGTCGATTTATTGCGCCAATACAGGGAGATTAATTACAAACACATCAAAATATGTATTAATCTGCCCCCTGATTCTGTAATTCCGTAATAAAgaattttaacagttttttttcttttacaatacATTGACAGTGTGCAGTTGTGATACACGTGACGTGAGAACCAATTACATTTGCTGCCAATTACGTAAAAGGTGGTGCAAAACAGGCACCATTTTTAAATTGAACACAAGCACAAATGAGATTTTAGAGTTACAGCAGAGGGcaatattttcagtaaataacatcTATGATCATTAACGAAATTTGGATCTGTTTATCACAcaaactatcatatggcttcagaagtcttggaatggcaagaaaaagtatatgaaccccttggaattagctggttttctgcatgaattggtcataaaatgtgatctcaacttCATTAAagacacaagtatagacaaacacaatgtgcttaagctaacaacacacaaacaattataatctttcatgtctttattgaacacatcctattaaacattaacagtgttgcggaaaaagtaagtgaatccCTAGGCTAAAGATgaccaaaaaaatctaattagaaTAAGGAGTTGACAAACCTGGCATCtgattaatgaaacgagattggaggtgtgggttagagctacttcgACTTAGAAAAAGCACTcagacattttgagtttgctattcacaagaagcatctgctgacgttgatcatgcctcgcaaaaaagagatttCGAAGACCTAAGATCAAGAGTtcttgctttgcataaagctggaaaggattACAAAGTTATCCCGAAGAGCTTCAATATCCATCTCTCCACAGTTAgataaattgtctataaatggagatgatttagtactgtggctactctccctagaagtggccatccagccaagaatgcacaccgcagaatgctcaataaggtaaaagaaaaaaagaacctTAGAGTGAcggctaaagacttgaaggaatcattgactggttaacatctctgtttagttaaacattaaacaggcatggtgttaatggcaggacaccatgaaggaagccactGCACATTGCTGcatgtctgaagtttgccaaagctttgacactccacaacgctactgggaaaatgcttttgaggactgatgaaactaaggttgaattgtttgggaagaacatgtatggcataccaacatgaaaaaaatcatcccaacggtgaagtacagtggaggaagcatcatgatttggggctgctttgtgGCCTGGACCACTTGTAATCATCGAGTTTATCAAGAtgtcctacaggataatatcagggtggctgtACGCcaactgaagctcagtagaagttgggtgatgcagcaggataaTGACCCTAAAtgtcaaagtaaatccactacagaatagcttaaaaaaaaaaagaaaattcaccttttggaGTTGCCCAGTCAgggcccagaccttaacccaatagagatgctgtggaatgacctcaagagagcattcacaccagacatccaaagaatatggctgaactgaagcagttctgtaaggattAATGGtgcaaaattccttctgaacgttgttcaggtctaatccgcagctactggacacacttggttgaggttattgctgccaaaggaggatcgaccagttattaaatcctagGGGTCACTTACTTTTCCACAGCAacatgaatgtttaatgggatgggttcaataaagacatgaaagattattattgtttgtgtgttgttagcttaagcacattgtgtttgtctatacttgtgactttaatgaaaatgagatcacattttatgaccaattaatgttgaaaaccagctaattccaaagggttcacatactttttcttgccactgtattgcacaagtcatatggaccactttttttgtccattttggagcttggaagtatAAACAACCATCTACTTTCACTGCGTGGAAAAAAGCAGCttaaacattctgctaaacatctcattttgtgttccaaaaataaagaaaacaatatggGGTCAGAGCAACATGAGTAagtaaaacaatgacagaattacatttttgggtgaaatgtcccttacatttttagagtttttgtattttcagttcATTTGCACCTCAAAATCACTGGAATAACACTTGGAATAATTCTCTGTCTTCCTACTACTCTTCTTACCACTTCCactgaaaataaagttttaagcCCCTAGAGGTCAAGCGTTAGTGGTTTTACAACAGGTAAGTTGACATAAGGATATTCTTTGGCACAAAGCGAAGAGTTatatttcaaaatgaatgtgcagtttaaaatcattttaacatggctcatccaatcagaattgtatttataaaaaagCTTTTTCAACTGCATTCAGTATTTCACATCACCTGTGGGTCACCAAAGTAGATCTGCATAATGAGGGCCACAGTGACCCCTGTGGCAAAGGTTAGGCAGGCCGTGATAATGACGGTAAGGCCATCTCGCGTACATGCGCAGTCTTGAGCCAGAGGGTCTTTGGTGGTCTCTCTCAGCGGTGAGATATTATGACTCGCCAAATCGGAGGCTGAAGAGGGCAACCGCTGTAGTCGGGCAGACTTCAGGAACAGATCAGGGTCTATAAAGAGAGATAGGATAGTGTTTAGGGTACAACACATATTGGACAATTATGGGGCTTGATATTTTGCATTCATGTTATCAGTAGTATGTGTTTTCATTGGGAATCAAAGCATGACCTTGGCGGCATGCTATACCAGTTGAGCTAAACGAATGTTCATGCTCATTTACCATTGGCTCCTTCTTTAGTATCAATACTATTGATGTACCATAACATACTGGGAGTGCTTAAATATTCCTCTTTTTGAAGGTTGAGAATGCTACGAGCATATAGATCACTCCTTTCTGCAGTTCTCACAGGTAATGCAATCTCAAATGACACTCATGATTTAATCAGGTGTTGTTTCAACAGTATACATCACATTTATTTACCTGTGTCCTGCTCACTGAGGAAGTTATCATCATCTTTGCGTGATTTGAGGGTGTTGTCTGATGAGAGTGTATCATCTTCTGGTAATCTAGGGAAGCTGGTGATGCTCATATAGTCCACAGGCGAGTAAGCACTGCTTAAAGTTGCATCCTTCTCCACCACTGTCACACCTGTATCAGCCGCTGGAGTATACATGATTTACCTGAAATCACAATTCGACACACAAAATCAAATACATAACTACTCTGAAATCACAATTAAACAAATTAGACCCTTTTCCACTCCAGGAACTTAAGCCTGTTTTAAGTACTTTTACTCAGAACTACTACTTTTCATCGTTTTCACACATAAGGAATTAAAGTTAGCCGTTTAGAGAGACTTTTTAGCTCCTACTGCTGCAACCTGTCATTAGTTAAACACATAAGATGCATAAAGCAATGAGAGATTGAACAGTTGCTAGCCTGCTATTCAGAGGATTGCAGAGGTTTCTCTTAATAGTTCTTATCTAGAAAGTTCAAGTGAGAAATACCTGGACTGTATGTGGGAAAGGGGCTATTCAATGACTGATCTGAAATCACAATAcaacacacaaaattaaaaaaaaatatgactgaTCTGAAATCACAATTCAACATCATTGATCTGAAATCCCAATCTCAAAACATTCAATGACTGCTTTGTAATCACTATTCACGACAACTGATCTGAAATCACAATTCAACACACCACTGCATTACTGGTATAATATAACAATTCAACTCATGACTGATCTGAAATCACAATTCAAATCACATAAAGCAATGAGAGATTGAACAGTCGACAGCCGCCATCAGGAAACAAACTTGATCTGAAAACAT containing:
- the LOC127618720 gene encoding glutathione hydrolase 7-like — encoded protein: MYTPAADTGVTVVEKDATLSSAYSPVDYMSITSFPRLPEDDTLSSDNTLKSRKDDDNFLSEQDTDPDLFLKSARLQRLPSSASDLASHNISPLRETTKDPLAQDCACTRDGLTVIITACLTFATGVTVALIMQIYFGDPQVYNQAAVVTDVARCTSLGFDVLGKQGSSVDAAIAASLCLGIIHPHTSGIGGGGVMLVHDIRKNESRVIDFRETAPSAIHQDLLLNVNQKSGLLVAVPGMLSGLHQAHQLYGRMHWKDVITMAADVARNGFNITHELADALSKVKDHNVSDAFRKLFLPNGQAPLAGLFSRRLDLAAVLDRIAANGISEFYNGNLTQEIISVVQAKGGVLTEEDFKNYSTVLQKPLQSLYQGHQVFAAPPPHAGAALLSTLNILEGFNITNQLPRNILYHWIAESLKIALSQASGLGDPMFNSSVSEVLDQMLSKTQAGVFRQMINDSLAYAAEHYTSSYELQEGTVASQIMIMGTDDLIVSVMSSLNRPFGSGIVTPSGILLNSQILDFSWPNKAPGSAPFNPHNSIEPRKRPASFLSPIALRPSIGLCGTYIALGSSNGDRAISGITQVLINVLSSRKNMSDSVSYGRLHPLIQNNTLLVDSKFLDADMEFLLLKGHKVQKVDIISLVEGTRRTNDLIIGVKDPRSTDASALSMSMP